TATTTGATCATTAAAAACAACTTCACGAATAATTGGTTGTAGCAAATGGGGTAAAAAATGGGTTAGAGGTTGAATCAGTAATGCCTCTGGTTTTCCACCTTTTTGACCCACCCACTCCGATAAAGGTAATTTTTTAAGTGTTATTAATCCATAAGCACTAGCACCCATCAACTGTGCATTGGGTATAGATTGAAAGGATGCATTTTCCCCATTAAAAGTTATCAGACCAATTTCATTAGTATTTACTTGAAAAGTAAGGAAATAAGGATCAACACGTAATAATTTTAACGGATCATGAACCCCTAAATTTCTTATAACTTCACTGTGTAGATGACCGTCCTTATTTTTTTTATACAGTTTAAAAGAAGATTTTTTATCTGTCTGTTTTAAAACGAAATGTTTATTTAGATCAATTGTTACTTCTTCGCTTTTTATTGGAAGATCAACCTTTTCCCATCCAGTTCCTGTTATTCGCAGTAATGTATCATTACCACACACTACACCTTGTGGACTCATGTGAATCTGGTAAAAGGATCCCCAAGCGAATAATAGAGTCCTTTTAAAAAATTCTTTTGATTCATTAGCAGCATTATATTCTTTTAGTTTGTCTTCAACGTGATTTTTATTTGCAGTTTTTGCCCACTCTGCGATTTTCCCCGAAACAAATGTTTTAATTTTTACCTTAAAATGTTCCCCTTCTTCTACGTAACCTAATTGATAGACATCGTCCTTACCTTCATGATTTTGAGTTAATTCTCTAATTTTCTCTCGTTCTAGCTTATCCGTATGGGTTTTTACTATATTGAAGTTTTCGTCTAACAAAAATAAATGAATATGCATTCTCAATTGAGCATTTTCTTTTTTCAATTCCAATGCGCTTAATTGAATAAAATTATGTAACATTTGTAAGCCATTGTATTTCAAGACCGTCAGCAATTGTTCCTGCATGTCTTGTGCTAACTCAAAACGCCCTATCGTTTGGCGATTCATGCTAGCTAAACCAACGAGGTTAGATTTTAACAATTTTGTTTTCCAACAACTTTGGTTATCGAGATAACCCATCCATAAATTTTTATCGTCATAGGTGGCAAAGGACCGCCCATGAATAATAAAACTCTCGATTGGCTGTTGTAATGAATGAGGTATAGGTGCGGATAGTAAACTCTTACGCCACTGTTGTTCCTTTTTATTCCAATCAACTATAGTAACAGTGCCTTGGCCCATTTCTACCACAGCAATAAAACTTTCCCCCGTACGAATAAGTGCGGCCTTATCCCATTCATAATAGGCAGGATCTACCGAAAAATTTCCCTGATAACGATGAAATAAATACACCTCCTGAGTCGCTTGGGTATACAAAAGAAGCACAAAAAAATCTTCGCCTAAGTGTATCTGGTAGTTTTTGTTGATTTCTGGCCTTTTATATAAAGGCTTTTTTGGATGAACCGTAGTTGTAGCCAGAATGTCTGTTGCATCTGAATTGAGTATTTGCAGCACAATTTCTTCTTGACTATCTTCATAAGATACTACGGTATAATTTGATCCTTGATTAACAGCAAGGCTATCTTTTTGGGGACTCACCCAATGTTTTATTTCAGGTGCTTGTGGAACCAAGTTAAGTCCTTGATAATGAAACTGAGCACTCGTGTTTTGTGGTGAAACAACCTCGACCAATAAGAGGTGTTCTAACTGTTTTTTATAACGGAATTGCAGTAACTTCTCATATTGGTTCGATCCGAATTTCTGCTCAATATTTGTCAACAAACGCTGTTCATTACGAATTTCATAGTTAAAACTTAAGTGTTGTTGGTAAGTAGGTGTATCTAATTGATATCCACTGAGATAACGTCGTTGCACACCGGGACAGTGAATAAACCCTTCCTTATCCAATATAGGTTCCACAGTATATTCATCAGTTGTTTTATTTGTATACTCTAAATTCAGTGTTGTCCCTTGTTGGTTAGAAATTTTTTTTAATACGATTGACTCCGTAAACTCCTTCCCATTAGGTACTGTGCGATTAACTGTCTCGTAATGATAATAAAGTGTTTGATTACTACGTTTTGTATGACGTTCTACTAAATACCAAGCTACAGGTACAGGTTCTTGAGAAGCCGCGGCGCGACCTAAACCACGCCAATAGGGCCAAGTTAAACGCCACTGAATAGCAGTAACCTGATTTGCTGCATTCGCTTGACCGTAAATACAATGCATTTCATCAGTATCAATAACCCAACGTTGATTGCGACGTTCATAGTAAATTTTAAGATCAGGCATCTCCGCTGATGCAAAAATCAACTTATCTGAACCTGCCGTATGAGACTCAATGTATCGTAAATACTGTATCCTGCCAGATACCATCAAGGTATAGCGTTGATCTTCTAAGCGAAGACTCCCTTGATCTTCAACGAAAATCATGTCTTGAGTTAAAGCGGTTGACCAACCTACACCCAATAATCCATTTTTGGAGGATGGTATCTGGTTGTTATAAGAAAAAGCCAATTGGATAGTAAGATCACCAGGTAAATCGATATCGACTAACGGTAATGTAAAATGTACCTGACCGTTCGGAATATCAATCGCATTTTCAAATATACGATGCTCCCACTGGTCTGCCCAACGACGGTGAAATATATCTAAATTCGTATGTTTTATTTGATCAGGTATGGTAACGTTAGAACGTATCGGCAACGCAAATTTAGGAACGGATACTTCAAATTCTTCATTGTTTTCATGTATGTCTGTATCATTTTTTTTTTCGCCGGATCCCCTGACCTTAGTTATCTCAAATAGTTGAAGGTTACTCTGGTCTTGGGTTAGTAAAGTAGGCGTTGAGGAGTTGAATGAACAGGACGGCAATATCTTTAAAACCTGTACATATCGCTCAGTTCCTATCAACGAACTACTATCTAAAACAGAGCACCACTCATTCTGTATAGGATCAAAGGTTAAAAAAGTTATTCCTTGTGGTCCGGTTAAAATTAGCTCATTTCGTTGATCGCCATCTAGATCAAACAGTTGTAACGATCTAAAATACTCCGGTTTCCAACCTCTATTTTTAGATAAATTAGCACTGTAAGATAGTAAGGCATAACTGTTATTATTCCGTTGATATTGATAGACAAATAGGCCGCTATCATTCCAAACTACAATATCTTGATAAATTTGATGCGTTAAATCAGTAAACAGCAAGCTATCTTCCTGCGTAGTGTTACCAATCTTTGCAGCGATCGGAGTATTTAAAAAATTATTTAAGCTATAGTCTGGTTTAAATTCGTATAAACTTAAACCTTCACTGTTACGCAATACAATATCATCTTGACCACGACGACGTGTATCCGTAACAAAAAAATCTGTCTCCGGATCGTTCCAAATTGGTTGCTGAATAATTGCTGGGTTTTTTATACCCACAGACCACAGCGGCATACTGTAGTTTCTTTTAACATCCTCCTTGCTTACAACATAAAACTTTACTCCTTCTCGTGAACTGTGGGTTAGCACACCAAGAGAGCTTTTATCTGAATAAAAATGGCCAAATCTAACAGTGTGATTTGCTTGATTCCAATGATGAACATCATGAAAACGTAAATCTTGAGCTACTAATTCAAATTTTTGAGGCAAACTTTTACTAGGGCGATAAAAACTGATGCCTTGTATTGTTCGTAAAATAAGCATAGGCTCGCCCACGCCTAAGACATCGGATACGTAGGCTGGATAAGCTGTACTCGAATAGCTCCTCTCTCGATTGAACAGTGGTTCAGAAACTATTTTATGTAAGGTTTTTTCTTCTTTGTTGTATTCGTAATAAGCTATTTCACGATTTTGACGAATGTAAAAAGGCTGTAACGTACACTTTCTAATATCATCACCTTGAATAATATCTTCAGATGGTCCTGAGAGATTAAAATGAAATGAGCGAATAGAATCTAAACGATTAAGCTGATAGTTAAGTAGTGGCATAGCTAACTTCCTTATTTTTCTATTTCTTTTAAATAGAGTGCAGTAATTATTACTGCACTCTATTTAACTGTATTCTTAAAAAAATTACTTTGAGAGAGTTGTATTCAACTTTCCTTGATAAGGAGCACTTAAGTGAGTATCCCCTACATCTGATAAATTTGAAAACGGCGCATTGCCATCCAACAAAGCTGTTTGAGGTCGCTGAACACCAAAAAATAGCAAGTTACTTCCAAAACTATTTTTTAAAAAAGATAACTCGCTGCTGTTATTAACAGCATTACTATTTACCTCAGTACCTACTAAATTCCTACCCGACACACCTCTTAGTTTATCCTTTTGATCCAGTTTTTCATTAGCGAGCATTGCATTAACAACTGTAAACCTTTCCGATAGATCTCGACGTTTTCTACTACCATATGATCCACAATCTTCAATCTTCCAGCGAGCCTGCAACAAAGGAGTGTTTGGTATCCAAGTAAATACTCGACGCCTATCATCATCATATTTTAAATCATCAGCAGCTGCATAAAGTGTTTCATCATAAAAATCATTCCACAATGCAATTTCTGAACCATCTTTAGAGTCATCTGTTGTTAACAACTCAACTCTCCACTCATTTTTTTGAACTCGATTTCCGTTACGCCACGTAAATATTTGTCGTCTATCATCATCATATTTTAAATCACCAATAGCCGCATATAGATATTGTCCCCGATAATTATTTTTTATCTCAAATGTTTTTCCCTGATCATAAGTTTCAAATTTCCAAACAGCATGGCTTCCCGGATATCCAGAACGCCATGTAAACACTCTCCATCTATCATCATCATATTTAAAATAATTATTGGCTGAATATAAATATTCATTATTTTTCACTGTATTTCTAAGACAAACTTTACGCCATAATAAATGTCTAACAGCTTCTGGCAAACCAGATTTTAGCGAATCATAAATGTTTTTATATTCTTGGCCAATATTAGAATAATTAGGCATATCCATATATTCTTTAATTCGATACCCTACTCGTACCATTTCTGGCGTAAAAAATTGGCCATTTTGTTTCATTCCTTCTATAAGGATTTTGTAACCCACTGCTGACTGCGAAATTAAAGGCAAACGGCTAATAAAGCCCTCTACTTTATTAAAATTACTTAAAGAACTACCATAAGCTTCTCGAATAATATGTTCAAGTTCTTCTTTAAACCAATGTTTATTAGTGTCTAACTCTATAATATGCTGCCATTTAGTATTTGCCTGTTCCGGGCTTCCGTCTCTAATAGCAGCAATGCAATCTTGAATCGCACGTTGCTTATTGGCATCTCGGTCGGCTTCTCTTCGTCTTGCATTTTCTTTATCCTGTTCTGTAAGCTTGCCTTCAATATTGGCTATTTTTTGTAAGAGTGCCGTATTAATTGAATCCAGCTGAGATTGCAATCCTTGTACTTGTTGATTAATAGCGTCTATTTGCACTGAATGTTCCTGATATACATCTCTTTTAATATTATCTAATCGGGCAGTTAAAGTAGCTATTCTGGATTCAGCCTCATTTTTAATACGCAATACATCAGCTAAACTAGCTTCAGAATTAGTTACCCTATCTACTCTGTTTTTCAAATCATTTACATCTTCCTGAAGATAGCTTAAATTAGTCATTATCTGAGCATTCTCATTTGGAGGTTGCGGACCCACACCAGATTGTCTAGGATTCCTTGATTGTTTACTAGAGTTAGCTAACTCTTTTGCGTCCTTTTCATCCGTAATTTTTGGATCATTCAGTGGAAATAGCAAACTTTGTAGTTGTTTGTTGATAACTTCTAATTCCCCTATATATTCTAGCGGTATATTCTCTTTAAGACTGTCTAACCTATCAATCAAGATATGTAGTCTATTTTCAGTATCCACATTAACTTGATAGGAACCAGCTGTCTGATTTAAATTTACACTAAAGTCATTTATATCTTCTTTAAGCCACTTCAATCTATTTATTGCTACATTATTGTTACTATCTTTTCTCTGTGATTCAAAATCTAATTGTCTTAATCTCCTAGATATCTTAAAATTAATCACCTTATCTTTTTCTTGCTTAGTTTCAATATGTACGGAGGATCCTATCCGTTGTTCTATCAGAGCTAAACTCTCGTTAAGATGGGGTTTATCTAAAAGTAGTAAATCAGTTGAATTATTAGTTCTTGAAGAAGCCTGACCCTGAAAATTACCTAAAGCACTACTACTTACAACTTGACCAACTAAACCTAATGTCAGTACTTTCGCTGGATTATTTAAAATAAATTGTGTAGAGCTGTACAAACCATTTAATAAGCCGGAAATAAAACCATTTCGTTTCGGTTGTAACTCTGAAACTTTGTTAACTTTAGAATCTTTACGCTGCTTTTTATCTACATGAGAAGAATTGGAATTATTGGTAATAACATTTGACATATAAGCATCCCTTTATAGTTGGTAAAAATTTTGTTGTATCTAATTTAAAAATACCACTTCGATAAACTTCTAATTTATAGTAATAAAATTTTATAAATTTTTCAATTAATATTAAATGTATAATACGTTTAAATAAAAAAATCAATTTAATTATAGAACTCTCTATTACAAAATAGAGCAAATAAAATTTTAAACTGCGATATCTATTCTGAGTCTAGTAAACTCTAAAGTGCTTTTTGTCTTGATTTACAAGGTCTGCCCGCCCATTCTACGGTGTAGAAACCAGCCATGACCTCACTTTTCCATCGTCTCTTCGTGTCTTGTAAAACTGAGGTCATGGCTGTTGGGCGGGCATGTAAGTAAATCTTGTGTGAGAAGTGAAGAGAGAGAGAGGAGGAGGAGGCGAGAAGAAGAAAATAATAGTGTAAAGAATTGAAGGTGATTAAGAATGGGGTTGTGCTAAAAAAATGGAATAATTACGTTAACCGGATTTGGTTATACTATCCAATAAGTTGAACATGAAAATCCAAATCATCAAATTTATGCTTGCTTATTGGCACGAAATGGAGTCCAATTTTTTATAATAAAAAAATTAGGATTATCCCTTTTTGAAATTAACGTCACGTGATGTGGATATCTTACGATTTATTAATGAATTTGGTTTTTGTGAAATGCCTCAGCTCAATCAACGCTTTGGCTTACGAAAACCTAGAAACTATCAAGTAATTAATAAGTTGATTCGTCATCATTTAGTACAGCATGAACGAATCTTTTATAAGCAGCATGGATTATTTCGCTTAACCGCTGCAGGAGCACGATTTACTCCATTACCTCCGTTGCATCGAGTTCCCTTGGCTAACTATCGGCATGATCTGACGGTATTAACTCTCTATTTAAAGTTTAGGGACCTTTACCCCGATGTGACCTGGATCAGTGAACGAAAACTAAAACATGATAAATATAAGCTCGGTGTAGGCCAGCACGGCCATTTACCTGATGGCGTCTTAGTATTTCCCGACGATAAACAAATTGCTATTGAAGTTGAATTGTCTCACAAAAGTAAGCTTCGTTTAGACGATATTTTAAAGTCCTATGCCAGCCAGTTCTCAATTCAAGAAGTTTGGTATTTTTGTAAGGAATCTATGCAACCGCGATTACAGGAGGCAACCAAAGCGATGTCGTTTGTTAAAATTTACTTACTGAAGCATTTTTTAGAAAAACAACCAACAAATTATCATGTCAGTACAGGATAACAGTTTCTTACAACGTCCACGAGAAGCCATTCAGTGCTTGTTAATTGGCCTCTGTTGTTTATGGCAACTCGGGGTAGGATTACTGGGTCTTTTGTGTTTTCTTGTTTTTATCCGAGGACTTCGTTATTCCGTTTGGCAGATATTTTTAACAGGTATTTCATTGGCGGTTTACAGTTGTTTTTTGATGGAATGGCAAGCGCATTTTACATTGTCTTTCCTTAAGCTCATCGACGATGGCTTTGTTGACCATCTTATGTTTTGGAAAACCTTGTTCACCCAAGGTTTTCCGGTTGCGCTGGGAGTTGCGTATCAGCAAGCCTTTTATTATTTAGTCGGATTTCCGCTACTGTTGGCTAGTGTATTAGGCATGACCGAATGGATTCCTAATTCTACGCATGAATGGGAATTAAAAGCGATTCAACGTGGCAAAGCATTATCTTATCGGAACCCTTGGCATAAACGCTTGACTCGTCAAAATAAAAAAAACGAGGACGGAACCTTATTAGGCATTTCTGCGACGAAGGAAGCGGTTATTATTCCCGACGCTGCCGTGAATCAAATGGCTTTAGTATTAGGCACAACCGGCGGCGGGAAAACGATAACCTTACGCCGTTTTTATCAACGCGCACTACAGAAGACCTATCCACTGATTATCGTCGATGGTAAGCCTACCCAAGAAAATGTGACCTGGCTTCAGAAAAAATCTCAAGACTATCAACGCGCTTTCTATGGATTTAACTGTGGAGATTATCATCACTACGATCCCTTAGCACACGGTGGCTATACAGAACTGAAAGATAAACTAATTAGCCTCAAAGATCACTGGGAAAATGATTATTATCGTTCTATTGCTGAAGATTACTTACAAACCACATTTGAAGTATTACTGACGCTAAAAAAGAACTTTGATTTAAAAACGATTGTTAATTGCTTAGATTTTCAAGAACTCGCTCTCAAAACACGCGCCATTACCGATCAATCACTAAAAAAGCGTGTATCCCGTTTGCAGCGTTATGACACGAAGGACATTACTGGTTTGCAAGCACATTTAAATCTGCTCATTTACTCTGAGCTTGGGATTTTTTTTGAAAAAACGAAAAACACATTTAATCTGGCAGAAGTCATCCAGTCAGGCAGTATTGTGTACTTTGCTTTGCCGGCACTACGTTTCCCCAGTTTTGCTAAAGTTTTAGGCAAATTAATTATTAACGATATTAAGGCTGTTATTGACCGCTTAGAAACCAAACAGCGTATTTTTACTATTTTTGATGAGTTTTCTGTATTTGCAGGTGAGCAGGTCTTAAATCTTGTCAATATGGGACGTGGAAAAGGAATCCATGCTATTTTTGGCACCCAAGGTTTGGCAGACTTAAAACGAGTCGATACTGACTTTGAAAAGCAAGTCTTAAATTGCGTTAATACGTTAATCTGCCATCGGCTTAATGATCATGAAAGTGCAGAGAGCATCGCCTGTTGGGTAGGTACGCAAGATGGATTTGATATTACGGCGCAGATCAGCGAAGACGCCTCAACGGGGATGGGTAGTGTAAAACGTAATAAATCCTTTATTATTCATCCTGACTCAATAAAACAAGATTTACAGCCAGGCGAAGCCTTTTATATCAGTAAAGTAGGAAAATTTTTCTGGCAAAAGGTGAAAGTAACTTACTCGTAAAAATAGCTACAGAATATTTCTGTTACCATTAAAATTCGTACCTTACAAAAAATACAGTTAAATAAGATAGTTTTTTATGTTAACAATGTGAAAAGGTTTGTGATCTTTTTTATTTCAGGCACAGGCGTTGCCTGTGTGTTTCGCGCCTGTTAATTCAGTATTCTTAATAAATTCCGTTCAGTCGCTATCATGCGGCAAACCGCATACAAGGAGGCTAACGCATTAAGGGTTTAGTACCGTTTAATGTTTAGAAGATTCATTTTCTCTTTAGATTAACTGACTGACCATGGTTCGCATGTTTATGTTTTATAAAACTTCTGAGTTTTTGTAATCTTAAACAGTGGTAAGTTGTGCTTGTTTTTTTAATAGAATTTAAATTTATTTTCCTTAATAAATTCTCTAAAAAATACTAATTTAATAACGCACTATTATTGACAAAAACACTATAAATATAGTATATTTAAGGAATAAATTAAAAAATGAGAAAAATAAAACATCTTAAGAAAGCGCTGATAGTCAGGACTACGAATCCTAGCCTACCAGCTAACCACAATCTACTATATCGGAGTAAATTAAATGGCTTCCACTATAATACACCAATCCAATACCCTACAACAATTAGCTTTGAATTGTTTGCCCGGCAGCAGAAAAATTATCCAGTGTTTACACAAATTAGAAAAAAAATTTGAACGTGACTTTCATGGAGAAGATATTCTTTCTGAAATGGAAGAAGATGAAAAATCCGCTTATGAGCTATTTGGTAAAAATATTATACCTCATGAAAATTTTTACTCACTGTACTATGCTCAAGACGACATAATAAAGTGCTTAAGAAAAGTTGCAGACGATATCGAATCCTATAACGCGCTTGAAAAATTCTTAACCCTTTTTGGGGAGCAAGTAGAACTGCAAAAAAATCGATATTCTACTAAAAAAAACCAGAGAACTGGAACCTACGAATTCACCACGCTTAAAAAGTTGACGTTGGATTGTTTACCCGATAACCAAGAAATTATTA
This is a stretch of genomic DNA from Candidatus Rickettsiella viridis. It encodes these proteins:
- a CDS encoding type IV secretion system DNA-binding domain-containing protein; its protein translation is MSVQDNSFLQRPREAIQCLLIGLCCLWQLGVGLLGLLCFLVFIRGLRYSVWQIFLTGISLAVYSCFLMEWQAHFTLSFLKLIDDGFVDHLMFWKTLFTQGFPVALGVAYQQAFYYLVGFPLLLASVLGMTEWIPNSTHEWELKAIQRGKALSYRNPWHKRLTRQNKKNEDGTLLGISATKEAVIIPDAAVNQMALVLGTTGGGKTITLRRFYQRALQKTYPLIIVDGKPTQENVTWLQKKSQDYQRAFYGFNCGDYHHYDPLAHGGYTELKDKLISLKDHWENDYYRSIAEDYLQTTFEVLLTLKKNFDLKTIVNCLDFQELALKTRAITDQSLKKRVSRLQRYDTKDITGLQAHLNLLIYSELGIFFEKTKNTFNLAEVIQSGSIVYFALPALRFPSFAKVLGKLIINDIKAVIDRLETKQRIFTIFDEFSVFAGEQVLNLVNMGRGKGIHAIFGTQGLADLKRVDTDFEKQVLNCVNTLICHRLNDHESAESIACWVGTQDGFDITAQISEDASTGMGSVKRNKSFIIHPDSIKQDLQPGEAFYISKVGKFFWQKVKVTYS